Genomic DNA from Oryza sativa Japonica Group chromosome 5, ASM3414082v1:
GGAGAGAGAACGCCCAAAAATAGCGTGTCTCTCCCCATGGATAGTTAGAagatattactaaaatataggATGATGGGATATGAATAATGTAATATGGATGATCTGTTGGAGTTGGAAGGGATATGGataagaaatttttttatgatactCTATATGAGTATTTGGAGGATCAAATATAGATTAACTCTTGGGGATGCTCTTATCTCCCGATTTTGTGCGTGCTTGTAACTGCTAAGATGAACATTATACAACtcatctctcttcctccccggccTGGTACGCTTCACCATTGAGCGAAGAGCATCAACGCCTTTTCCACAGAATCTGTTCATCCGTTGAGCGGGAGGTAATGAATGTTCCTTGTTCCACTACAATAAGGGATAGAAGCATTGTGTACGCGGTCGCTGTCATGCTTCCGCTTGTGAGTTTTTCATGTTTGATgagctttttatttttaatttcaataaTAAACCACAGCAAAACTTATTTCTATATCAGATCTTCTTGGCCGTGCCAATTTAATCGGCGTGAACACGACAGCTAGATTAGCCGTGACGAAAGGAtctgtttggtagagctttTGATAGTTCTGGCTTTTCATAGAATAAAAAAACAACCCAaacaatttagtttttttttgtctataatCTGAGTAAATGTAGTGTTAGAATCAATTGAGTGAATTATAGGTTTGTTCATTTTGATGCCCAAATCAACCATACCAAATTATAACGATCAGAGCTTGGTAAGGTGGCAATGGTTGAATTGTGTTTAATATTTACCAAGTGAACAGGCCGTATATTACCATCTTCTCATAATTCCCACTATTCCATTCTCAAAATCTAAAACCCTTCGAAACAGGCCCAAAAAATAACATCACATATATCCACTTTGGCATAAATAAGCGCGTAATcgttttacttttaaaaatagaaGTTAAAAGAGTCCCAGAAAATAAACAAAGATTGACGCCACCAAAGCTTAGCTATGACTCTCAGCAATTAATCAACCACTCCACCGCGCGTCTCCTTCTtcgcttcttcttcctccctctccgcgtcgcccccccccccccccccccccggcgaaTCGTCGAACTTTCCTTCCTAACCCGACcaaccatctctctctctctctctttctcccatTCGGAATATTGATTCTTGCCCTCTCGCCCGCCTTCCTGGTGCTTCTTGGGagttgggagggagggaggggatggACTGGCGGCcggacggcgcggcgccgccggttccggtggcggcggcgcccgtcgTACCTGTGGATTTCACGGTGGTCAAGAggcggctcggtggcggcggcgacatggaGGTGCGCGACGCGTCGGGCGGCCTCGCGTTCCggttcgtggcggcggcggcggcgggcggtggcgggggcgggggcagggcgctgctcgacgccgccggTGGTGTTCTCGTCACCGTGAGGAGCGGCGAGGTgatggtgtgtgtgtgtcttttttttttggatttatcCTCGAAATGGATCGGAATATCGGTTGCCTAGTTTTGTTGCAGGATTGCATCATGGACAGGTTAATTTGGTTTCTTGGACCAAATTTTTTCGTTTCAGCTCCGTACATCTACTAAATAGTGTCATTCAGACATTCAGTTAGAATGAGGATTTCAATTAGCAGTACGATGGTTCTAGAGCTTAAATCAAAACTAAACTAGTTGTTCAATTGTTTCTGCGATCTCCTTGATTTTAGCAAGAAATTTCAATATCCGTACTCCATAGGAACGAGAGGTGAAAATCGAATCGTAAATTCACCAAATGAAATACTACATATGAAGAGACATGTTAGCTGAACATGGTCCTGATGGGAAGGGAAGAACACGCTATCGAACTTGTGATGTGAATGGAACAGTGAAGAGTGTAATGTCTAAGTCGGGACAGTATTTTAAAGCCCATAAAATTCTCTTCTTAGGAGATCATAGAAGAACTTACAATTAGACCATCCTAGTAAAATGTAGggaaaattagaaccatgccattataattttgcaaaatttgagatatgccatcctttcattatctaaaaatgggtgtagaggccgggttCTTTCCATTGTCTAATAAAGTTTTTGTGCATTAGTTATTGATGTAGCCTGGTATGTCTGATGCATGACAAATATTCTTTTAAGTTAATGTGCATGTTTCTTCATAGTGGTACTTTGTTTGAACTTTCCGAACATGATGTAGAATATCTTAGAGTATATTATTAAGTGCTAAATTGTCTTTCCAGGGAGAGTGGCAAGCATTCAGAGGAAACAGTTTGGATTATAAAGACATAATTTACACGGCAAAATCAATATCAGTTTGTTCAAATCGAAATGAAGTACATGTATTCATGCCACCAAGAAGCAATTTTCAAGATACGAAAGCAAGCTACAGGCTCATAGGAAATACATCCCGGAGAGCATGCACAATAATAA
This window encodes:
- the LOC4338464 gene encoding protein LURP-one-related 7 isoform X2 is translated as MDWRPDGAAPPVPVAAAPVVPVDFTVVKRRLGGGGDMEVRDASGGLAFRFVAAAAAGGGGGGGRALLDAAGGVLVTVRSGEGEWQAFRGNSLDYKDIIYTAKSISVCSNRNEVHVFMPPRSNFQDTKASYRLIGNTSRRACTIISGDSIVSQTNLLYKLKKVVYSTRKFRVTIYPGNDTLLVMAMVMNFFMEK
- the LOC4338464 gene encoding protein LURP-one-related 15 isoform X1, producing MDWRPDGAAPPVPVAAAPVVPVDFTVVKRRLGGGGDMEVRDASGGLAFRFVAAAAAGGGGGGGRALLDAAGGVLVTVRSGEVMGEWQAFRGNSLDYKDIIYTAKSISVCSNRNEVHVFMPPRSNFQDTKASYRLIGNTSRRACTIISGDSIVSQTNLLYKLKKVVYSTRKFRVTIYPGNDTLLVMAMVMNFFMEK